One window of the Dreissena polymorpha isolate Duluth1 chromosome 5, UMN_Dpol_1.0, whole genome shotgun sequence genome contains the following:
- the LOC127830956 gene encoding alkaline phosphatase-like: MKSVLTAMSCVLLHYLNGIMCSGNGETALFWRNLGREELRRARRLQPNIAVAKNVMLFLGDGMGVSTVTAARILHGQLQNKTGEESALAFENFPYIALSKTYNQNAQTADSAGTATAFLSGVKTNLGLLGMDARAVFHNCSSAPGTEVTSILHWALAAGKSVGLVTTTRITHATPAAAYAHSPDRDWESDYDMRSVAGNCTVKDIATQLVETDGIQVIFGGGRIKFLLNGTHDPEDGLITRGRLDKDLVKVWEDRQQSKGRRYKYVWNQTEFDNIDPASTDFVMGLFGSSHMQYSVDISNDPAGEPSLADMTEKAIRILSKNPKGFFLLVEGGRIDHGHHASQAVRALHDTVAFSEAVERGVALTSETDTLTVTTADHSHVFTIGGYPSRGNPIFGLADEQGKLKLATDGKPYTTLAYSNGPGAYANGVNFTRPNVTSTNTSHPNYRQQSAVHFDSETHGGEDVAIYAQGPMSHLFHGTHEQSYIAHVMAFSSCLGDYSEPSTCAQADVTALTSTACLIDDRVVWLIYLLAMVAFQL, encoded by the exons CCGCCTTGTTCTGGAGAAATCTGGGTCGGGAGGAGCTCAGGCGCGCCAGGCGTCTACAGCCGAACATCGCGGTGGCCAAGAACGTAATGCTGTTCCTGGGGGACGGTATGGGCGTATCCACGGTAACCGCGGCGCGCATTCTTCACGGGCAACTCCAGAACAAAACCGGGGAGGAGTCCGCGCTCGCATTCGAGAACTTCCCTTACATCGCCCTTTCTAAG ACGTACAACCAGAACGCCCAAACAGCCGACTCTGCCGGCACCGCGACTGCCTTCCTGTCGGGGGTGAAAACCAACCTCGGCCTGCTGGGCATGGACGCCCGCGCTGTGTTCCACAACTGCAGTAGCGCCCCGGGCACCGAGGTCACGAGCATACTGCACTGGGCATTGGCAGCTG GAAAGTCCGTTGGCCTGGTGACCACCACCCGAATAACACACGCGACACCCGCCGCTGCGTATGCGCACTCGCCGGACCGGGACTGGGAGAGCGATTATGACATGCGCAGTGTGGCCGGAAACTGTACGGTAAAGGACATAGCCACACAGCTCGTCGAGACGGACGGTATACAG GTGATATTCGGTGGCGGACGGATCAAGTTTCTCTTGAACGGCACACATGATCCGGAAGACGGTCTGATTACCCGGGGACGCCTGGACAAGGATctcgtcaag GTCTGGGAAGATCGTCAACAGAGCAAGGGACGGCGGTACAAGTACGTCTGGAACCAGACAGAATTCGACAACATCGACCCAGCCTCCACAGACTTTGTCATGG GCCTGTTCGGGAGCAGTCACATGCAGTACTCGGTAGATATATCCAACGACCCCGCCGGGGAGCCTTCCCTAGCCGACATGACAGAGAAAGCAATCAGAATACTCAGCAAGAATCCGAAAGGATTTTTCCTGTTGGTGGAAG GCGGCCGTATCGACCATGGTCACCACGCCTCACAGGCTGTGAGGGCTCTCCATGACACTGTAGCGTTCTCGGAGGCGGTAGAGAGGGGCGTGGCGCTGACCAGcgagactgacacactgacagtCACCACCGCGGACCACTCGCACGTGTTCACCATCGGCGGGTACCCCAGCAGAGGGAATCCTATATTCG GTTTGGCAGACGAACAAGGAAAGCTGAAGCTGGCGACGGACGGCAAACCGTACACAACTCTCGCGTACAGCAACGGACCGGGCGCGTACGCTAATGGTGTCAATTTTACACGCCCCAATGTGACATCGACCAACACGT CGCATCCCAACTACCGCCAGCAGTCCGCCGTTCACTTCGACTCGGAGACTCACGGAGGGGAGGACGTGGCTATCTACGCGCAGGGACCGATGAGTCACCTCTTCCACGGCACGCACGAGCAGAGCTACATCGCGCACGTGATGGCTTTCTCCTCATGCCTGGGGGACTATTCCGAGCCGAGCACGTGCGCGCAGGCAGACGTCACCGCTTTAACCAGCACTGCGTGTTTGATTGACGATAGAGTTGTCTGGCTGATTTATTTGCTTGCGATGGTGGCTTTTCAACTTTGA